TAGCTGACCAATCTCTCCCAAACCAATAACAGCTACCTTTTTAGTGATGTAATCCAGCCCCAGTCGGTCCAATTCTTGAATAGCCGTCAGTCCGATGGAAATGGGCCGATCATTAATCCGATAAGAATCATGCATGCGCTTAGCAAAGGTCAGCGCCTGCTTGAAAGCCTGATTGAGAACAATTCCAGTCGTACCAGCATCTTGCGCTGTCAAGAAAGCCTGCTTGAGCTGGCCCAAGACCTGACTTTCACCGACAATCTTGGATTCCAATCCGATAGAGACCCGCAGCAGATGCCGCAAGGCCTCATCCCCCTCACGAAAGACTAAATACTCTTCCAGCTCCTTAACAGGAATTTGAAACCAGTCCGCCAAAAAATGCTTGGAATAGTAGCGGCCAGTGTGCAGCTGGTCCACCACCAGATAGAGCTCGGTCCGATTGCAGGTGGACAGGATGATATTTTCCAAGATACTTTTTTCTCTTTTCAGGAGCTTTAGAGCTTTCAGCTTATCCTGATCTGAAAAGTGCGTTTTTTCCAAAATTGTCAGCGGCGTTTCCCGATGGGTCAAACCCACATATAATAGGTGCATACTTCTTTCCTTCTTTTAAAGTTGGTCTAAAATTGCTTCTATCTTCTTGCGAATCTCCTTGGAGCGACTAGGCGAGAGACCATTGGTCGAGATCATGACAGATACGTCCTTCTTTCGCGCAATGGCTACATTATAAAAGTCAGAGAAGGTCTTGTCGCCCGTATTGTTGACCAGCTGACTGGGTGCCGCCTCCTCCATAATCTGACGGTTGACTTCCTCCTGATCTGTACAGGCAAAGACCAGCTTCGCACCTTCCAAATCACCTGTCTGGTAGGGTCTAGCTAGCCACTGAATTTCCGCCTGAGGAATGTCAGTATGCAGAGTCGGACTGACCACCGTCACAGCAGCCTGCTCAGTCAACAGGGTCTTAATCTTCCGCGCTGCGACCTTGCCGCCTCCCACTACCACGACTTTCTTCTCTCTGATATTAATCATGACTGGATACATGCTAGCTTCTCCTATTTCTTTTCCCGAAAGATTTTCGCGCTGCGTTTGTAGACTGTATCCGGCTCCTCTAGACGATCATTGACCAAGCGAGCCAGCACAAAAAAGTAATCCGATAGGCGGTTGATATAGATCAATCCTACCTCATTGACCGCTTCTTCTGCCTCTATAACAGCTACCATGCGCCGCTCTAAGCGTCTGGTCATGGTTCGGGCCACATGTAGAAGACTCGCAATCCTATGGCCACCCGGAATGATAAAGCGGTCGATTTTCGGAGGAATATGCATATATTCATCCATCCGCTCCTCCAGCCAGCTGACATTAGCTGGCTCTTGCTTGTAGGGACGCAATTCCCTCGGTGTCGCCAAGTCGCTGCCACAGTCAAAGAGATGCTGCTGGATTTCCTCGCATTCCAGACGTAGGTCATCCAAGATGGGATAGTCACGCATCTCAGATACGACATAGCCTAGATGAGAGCATAGCTCATCCATCGTTCCATAAGCTTCGACCCGAATATGAGTCTTGGATACTCGATCCCCACCGTAGAGCCGTGTAAAGCCCTTGTCTCCGTATTTCGTATAAATTCTCATTTTTCTTCTCTGTTGATGATTTGATAAATCTGCTCCATATCCAAAGACTGGCGCAGGACGTCTGCCAACTTATCATACTCTCTGTCTTTAAAGTCTTTGATACTGACAAGCCGGTCCTCTAGCGGTTCTAAGCCTTTAGCCAGACGAAGTTCATTTAGATACTGACGAGTCCATTCTAGATTGTCAAAAACCCCATGAAGGTAGGTCCCTTGCACCTGCCCGCCATAAGCCACAGCTCCATCCAGACGCTCGGCTGCTTCACCATTTTGCTCCTTGATGATGGAGAATGGCTCCAGACTATCCGCAAGCTGGGTTTCCCCCATGTGAATCTCGTAGCCCTCTAGCTCTTGCCCCTCATGCAGGGCTCTGACCTGAGTCGTCCGCTTGACCGGCTGAAGCACCGTCTCTGTCTCTAAAATACCCAGCCCGCTAATCTCCTCTAAGTCAGACTCTAGGTGCAGCGGATCGCTAATCTTCTGCCCCAGCAGCTGATAGCCGCCGCAGATACCAAAGATTCGCACGCCCTGCTCTAGACACTCGAGAATTTCGGCTTCAAGACCAGACTCTCGCAGGTAGTTCATGTCTTCGATGGTGTTTTTACTGCCCGGCAAAATCAAGAGATCCGGCCGACCAATCGCATCACCAGGCTGAACATAGCGAACAGAAACATCCGGCTGGATTTCAAGACTATGAAAATCCGTAAAGTTGGACAGGCGCTTGAGGCTGACAACTGCGATATCCAGACTCTTTCTGCTATCAAAGCGCCGGCTCTTCTGCACCAGTGCGACACTGTCTTCGCTGTCAATATCCAGCTGGGCATAAGGCACGACTCCGATAACCGGCACCTGAGTCAGCTCTTCAATCATATCAATACCAGACTGCAGCAAGGCCACATCGCCACGGAATTTATTGATAATAACCCCCTTGATCCGCTTGCGGTCCTCAGGCGGCATGAGCTCAATCGTTCCGTAGATAGAGGCAAAGACGCCTCCCTTATCAATATCCGCCACTAAAATCACTGGCGCATCGACCAGCTTGGCCATGCCCATATTGACAATGTCTCGATCATTGAGATTGATTTCAGCTGGACTGCCAGCACCCTCAATGACGATGATATCATTCTCAGCGCCCAGCTCCTCATAGACTTCCTTAATCTTAG
This window of the Streptococcus sanguinis genome carries:
- a CDS encoding cob(I)yrinic acid a,c-diamide adenosyltransferase: MRIYTKYGDKGFTRLYGGDRVSKTHIRVEAYGTMDELCSHLGYVVSEMRDYPILDDLRLECEEIQQHLFDCGSDLATPRELRPYKQEPANVSWLEERMDEYMHIPPKIDRFIIPGGHRIASLLHVARTMTRRLERRMVAVIEAEEAVNEVGLIYINRLSDYFFVLARLVNDRLEEPDTVYKRSAKIFREKK
- a CDS encoding cobyric acid synthase; this encodes MVKSLMVQGTASDAGKSIIAAGLCRIFKQDGLEVVPFKSQNMALNSFITKKGDEMGRAQVVQAEAAGKEPDVRMNPVLLKPTSDRKSQVVFLGRVLRDMDAVEYHEYKQQLLPKIKEVYEELGAENDIIVIEGAGSPAEINLNDRDIVNMGMAKLVDAPVILVADIDKGGVFASIYGTIELMPPEDRKRIKGVIINKFRGDVALLQSGIDMIEELTQVPVIGVVPYAQLDIDSEDSVALVQKSRRFDSRKSLDIAVVSLKRLSNFTDFHSLEIQPDVSVRYVQPGDAIGRPDLLILPGSKNTIEDMNYLRESGLEAEILECLEQGVRIFGICGGYQLLGQKISDPLHLESDLEEISGLGILETETVLQPVKRTTQVRALHEGQELEGYEIHMGETQLADSLEPFSIIKEQNGEAAERLDGAVAYGGQVQGTYLHGVFDNLEWTRQYLNELRLAKGLEPLEDRLVSIKDFKDREYDKLADVLRQSLDMEQIYQIINREEK
- a CDS encoding precorrin-2 dehydrogenase/sirohydrochlorin ferrochelatase family protein, coding for MYPVMINIREKKVVVVGGGKVAARKIKTLLTEQAAVTVVSPTLHTDIPQAEIQWLARPYQTGDLEGAKLVFACTDQEEVNRQIMEEAAPSQLVNNTGDKTFSDFYNVAIARKKDVSVMISTNGLSPSRSKEIRKKIEAILDQL